One Bacillus sp. FJAT-52991 genomic region harbors:
- a CDS encoding TetR/AcrR family transcriptional regulator, with the protein MGKKEDIINGLFSVMEKYEFSLITVTQITQEASVGRKTFYRYFKNKEEVLEESINLLFLEYSSFQENYFSSKYEVLIHNHFLFWSNHLTFLKLMYNNELMLYIFKQYQRYVPKLNKNYLTDKEFNHITAIYANAFVVGIFWSTLYTWIENGAKESPAELASICIQFLQNRV; encoded by the coding sequence ATGGGAAAAAAAGAAGATATAATTAATGGTCTATTTTCCGTGATGGAAAAATATGAATTTTCGCTAATCACTGTTACCCAAATAACGCAGGAAGCTAGCGTAGGAAGAAAAACCTTCTATAGATATTTTAAAAATAAAGAAGAAGTGCTTGAAGAATCTATAAATTTGTTATTCTTAGAGTATTCCTCCTTTCAAGAAAATTATTTTTCTTCTAAATATGAAGTGCTAATTCATAATCATTTTTTATTTTGGAGTAATCATTTAACATTTCTTAAACTTATGTATAACAACGAACTAATGTTATATATTTTTAAGCAATATCAAAGGTATGTTCCTAAGCTTAATAAAAATTATTTAACTGACAAAGAATTTAATCATATCACTGCAATTTATGCAAATGCGTTTGTTGTTGGAATATTTTGGTCAACACTTTACACATGGATAGAGAATGGAGCAAAAGAATCTCCCGCTGAATTAGCAAGTATATGTATACAGTTTTTACAAAATAGAGTATAA
- a CDS encoding alpha/beta hydrolase, producing the protein MYNYSKWYLINGINQYVQVVSTNLDNSILIYLHGGPGDAALPLVEYFNSDLSKNYTLIIWEQRGAGKSYYRFREDEHITINDFVLDLKVLIEKLLVEFKKEKVCLMGHSWGSIIGMKFIISYPELIHFYIGVGQVICSQKMFKKSKEYIVSRIDNHRLKNRISSLNTKFNQVNWYSDLMFFMSQLIKQGVSLYGKSTYLSLYRYFIFSKNYSLMDCIKRLKGSEQSIVKLWHEVSEIDFSAYKNFKVPIAFIEGEYDYHASSEIVFDFYRSITSPKVYFSIKNTAHFPQWTRSGTFNLIVNYLNSSIFSNSNEIKEF; encoded by the coding sequence ATGTATAATTACAGCAAATGGTATCTCATAAATGGTATTAACCAATATGTTCAAGTAGTAAGTACTAATTTGGATAATTCTATTTTAATATATTTACATGGCGGACCTGGTGATGCGGCACTACCTCTTGTTGAGTATTTTAATTCAGATTTATCCAAAAACTATACTTTAATCATTTGGGAGCAAAGGGGGGCTGGAAAATCATACTATAGGTTTAGAGAAGATGAACATATTACTATTAATGATTTCGTTCTTGACTTGAAGGTCTTAATTGAAAAACTTCTTGTTGAATTCAAAAAAGAGAAAGTATGCTTAATGGGACATTCATGGGGAAGCATTATTGGAATGAAATTCATTATTTCGTATCCAGAATTGATACATTTTTATATTGGAGTTGGACAAGTTATTTGTTCGCAAAAAATGTTTAAAAAAAGTAAAGAATACATTGTAAGTCGTATTGATAATCATCGTCTTAAAAACAGAATTTCTTCTCTAAACACAAAGTTTAATCAAGTTAATTGGTATTCTGATTTAATGTTTTTTATGAGTCAACTAATCAAGCAAGGTGTTTCTCTTTATGGAAAAAGTACGTATTTATCACTATATCGCTATTTTATTTTTTCCAAAAACTATTCATTAATGGATTGTATAAAACGACTAAAAGGTTCTGAGCAGTCCATAGTTAAGCTATGGCACGAAGTATCAGAAATTGATTTTTCTGCTTATAAAAATTTTAAGGTTCCAATAGCTTTTATCGAAGGTGAGTATGATTATCATGCTTCCTCTGAAATAGTTTTTGATTTTTATCGAAGTATTACATCTCCTAAAGTCTATTTCAGTATAAAAAACACTGCCCATTTTCCCCAGTGGACAAGGTCTGGCACCTTTAATTTGATTGTAAATTATTTGAATAGTTCTATTTTTTCAAATAGTAATGAAATAAAGGAATTCTAG